From the Lathyrus oleraceus cultivar Zhongwan6 chromosome 4, CAAS_Psat_ZW6_1.0, whole genome shotgun sequence genome, one window contains:
- the LOC127074371 gene encoding uncharacterized protein LOC127074371 isoform X2, which translates to MAPSTPRLVVPIDLKKKPSEQKLPLHNRWHPCIPSVVDVNTGEIFRVEMVDWTGGAIKDDNSALDIKLVDLSNVHYLSGPIRVVDNDGLPAMPGDLLAVEICNLGPLPGDEWGFTATFDRENGGGFLTDHFPHATKAIWYFEGIYAYSPQIPGVRFPGITHPGIIGTAPSMELLNIWNERERDVAENGLQSLKLCEVLHSRPLANLPTPRNCHLGKIEKGSNEWEKIAREAARTIPGRENGGNCDIKNLSRGSKVYLPVFVEGANLSTGDMHFSQGDGEVSLCGAIEMSGFLELKCDIIRGGMKEYLTPMGPTPLHVNPIFEIGPVEPRFSEWLVFEGISVDEYGKQHYLDASVAYKRAVLNAIDYISKFGYSKEQVYLLLSCCPCEGRISGIVDAPNACATLAIPTAIFDQDIRPKNNKVPVGPRLVRKPDVFKCTYDGNLPITKNASASS; encoded by the exons ATGGCACCATCAACTCCGAGACTAGTTGTGCCGATAGACCTGAAAAAGAAGCCATCGGAACAGAAACTTCCTCTTCATAATCGATGGCACCCTTGTATACCTTCTGTGGTAGATGTTAATACTGGTGAAATATTTAGAGTAGAGATGGTGGATTGGACAGGAGGTGCTATTAAAGATGACAATTCAGCACTAGACATAAAACTTGTAGACCtctcaaat GTGCATTACCTTAGTGGGCCAATAAGAGTTGTGGACAATGATGGCCTCCCAGCCATGCCTGGAGATTTGCTTGCTGTTGAAATATGCAACTTAGGTCCTCTCCCTGGTGATGAATGGGGCTTTACAGCAACATTTGACAGAGAAAACGGAGGCGGTTTCTTGACAGATCATTTTCCTCATGCCACAAAAGCTATCTGGTACTTTGAAGGGATATATGCTTATTCACCTCAGATACCAGGAGTGAGGTTTCCAGGTATAACACATCCTGGTATAATTGGAACTGCACCATCAATGGAACTTCTAAACATATGGAATGAAAGAGAAAGAGATGTGGCAGAAAATGGTCTTCAGTCTCTTAAACTATGTGAGGTTTTGCATTCCAGACCCTTGGCAAACTTACCAACACCAAGAAATTGTCACCTCGGAAAG ATTGAAAAAGGTTCTAATGAATGGGAGAAGATTGCAAGGGAAGCAGCAAGAACAATACCTGGAAGAGAAAACGGTGGAAATTGTGACATAAAAAATCTAAGCAGAGGTTCAAAGGTATACCTTCCTGTTTTTGTAGAAGGAGCAAATCTCAGCACTGGTGACATGCACTTTTCACAGGGTGATGGTGAGGTCTCACTATGTGGTGCAATTGAAATGAGTGGTTTCTTAGAACTCAA GTGTGATATTATAAGGGGTGGAATGAAAGAGTACCTTACACCAATGGGCCCCACTCCCCTTCATGTGAACCCAATATTTGAGATAGGCCCTGTTGAACCAAGATTCTCAGAGTGGTTAGTGTTTGAGGGCATTAGTGTGGATGAATATGGGAAGCAACACTACCTTGATGCTTCTGTTGCATACAAAAGAGCAGTACTCAATGCTATTGACTACATATCCAAGTTTGGTTACTCCAAAGAACAG GTGTACCTTCTGCTATCTTGTTGTCCTTGTGAAGGAAGAATATCTGGAATTGTTGATGCTCCAAATGCTTGTGCAACACTGGCCATCCCAACAGCTATATTTGATCAG GATATTCGTCCGAAAAATAACAAGGTACCAGTTGGACCTCGGCTTGTGAGGAAACCAGATGTCTTCAAATGCACTTATGATGGGAACCTGCCCATTACAAAGAATGCCAGTGCCTCATCGTGA
- the LOC127074371 gene encoding uncharacterized protein LOC127074371 isoform X1: MARVGSKRLVSVDLNKKPWEQELPLHNRWHPEIPPVAEATTGELFRVEMIDFSGGAITKNPTADDAKHVDLSQVHYLSGPIRVVDNDGLPAMPGDLLAVEICNLGPLPGDEWGFTATFDRENGGGFLTDHFPHATKAIWYFEGIYAYSPQIPGVRFPGITHPGIIGTAPSMELLNIWNERERDVAENGLQSLKLCEVLHSRPLANLPTPRNCHLGKIEKGSNEWEKIAREAARTIPGRENGGNCDIKNLSRGSKVYLPVFVEGANLSTGDMHFSQGDGEVSLCGAIEMSGFLELKCDIIRGGMKEYLTPMGPTPLHVNPIFEIGPVEPRFSEWLVFEGISVDEYGKQHYLDASVAYKRAVLNAIDYISKFGYSKEQVYLLLSCCPCEGRISGIVDAPNACATLAIPTAIFDQDIRPKNNKVPVGPRLVRKPDVFKCTYDGNLPITKNASASS, from the exons ATGGCTCGTGTAGGTTCAAAACGGTTAGTCTCTGTAGACTTAAACAAGAAACCATGGGAGCAGGAGCTACCTCTTCACAACCGGTGGCATCCGGAGATACCTCCGGTTGCGGAGGCGACAACCGGCGAACTTTTCAGAGTTGAGATGATAGATTTCAGTGGTGGTGCTATCACTAAAAATCCCACTGCTGATGATGCCAAACACGTTGATCTCTCTCAA GTGCATTACCTTAGTGGGCCAATAAGAGTTGTGGACAATGATGGCCTCCCAGCCATGCCTGGAGATTTGCTTGCTGTTGAAATATGCAACTTAGGTCCTCTCCCTGGTGATGAATGGGGCTTTACAGCAACATTTGACAGAGAAAACGGAGGCGGTTTCTTGACAGATCATTTTCCTCATGCCACAAAAGCTATCTGGTACTTTGAAGGGATATATGCTTATTCACCTCAGATACCAGGAGTGAGGTTTCCAGGTATAACACATCCTGGTATAATTGGAACTGCACCATCAATGGAACTTCTAAACATATGGAATGAAAGAGAAAGAGATGTGGCAGAAAATGGTCTTCAGTCTCTTAAACTATGTGAGGTTTTGCATTCCAGACCCTTGGCAAACTTACCAACACCAAGAAATTGTCACCTCGGAAAG ATTGAAAAAGGTTCTAATGAATGGGAGAAGATTGCAAGGGAAGCAGCAAGAACAATACCTGGAAGAGAAAACGGTGGAAATTGTGACATAAAAAATCTAAGCAGAGGTTCAAAGGTATACCTTCCTGTTTTTGTAGAAGGAGCAAATCTCAGCACTGGTGACATGCACTTTTCACAGGGTGATGGTGAGGTCTCACTATGTGGTGCAATTGAAATGAGTGGTTTCTTAGAACTCAA GTGTGATATTATAAGGGGTGGAATGAAAGAGTACCTTACACCAATGGGCCCCACTCCCCTTCATGTGAACCCAATATTTGAGATAGGCCCTGTTGAACCAAGATTCTCAGAGTGGTTAGTGTTTGAGGGCATTAGTGTGGATGAATATGGGAAGCAACACTACCTTGATGCTTCTGTTGCATACAAAAGAGCAGTACTCAATGCTATTGACTACATATCCAAGTTTGGTTACTCCAAAGAACAG GTGTACCTTCTGCTATCTTGTTGTCCTTGTGAAGGAAGAATATCTGGAATTGTTGATGCTCCAAATGCTTGTGCAACACTGGCCATCCCAACAGCTATATTTGATCAG GATATTCGTCCGAAAAATAACAAGGTACCAGTTGGACCTCGGCTTGTGAGGAAACCAGATGTCTTCAAATGCACTTATGATGGGAACCTGCCCATTACAAAGAATGCCAGTGCCTCATCGTGA